The Rhinolophus sinicus isolate RSC01 linkage group LG07, ASM3656204v1, whole genome shotgun sequence genomic interval AGAGAATGTAAATACGTTTTATTGTCAGAGGACATCATTTGAGGAACTCCCCATCTCATCACATAGGCTCCCACAAAATGTTTACATAATAACTGGCCTCTTGGTGAGAAGTAAGAAACTGGAGAAAACATATCACACGCCaaatatgcattttctttcaAGTATGAATTACCGTGTATATTGAACTATAAAGTAATTCATGGAAGCGTTTTCCTCATCACATCTTACATAATTTCACCCACATGACAGAAAGGTTTGTACCATTAAACCACTAGGATCAGTAAAACTGACAACAGAAACCATGTAAATATGCATTAACCGGTTAGGGCCCCGGGTCCAGCTATcgtaaaggacaaaaattacgTTCTACCTGAGGCGGGATCTCCCTAGCCACCTCGGAGGTGGTCACTAGACCGAGGACAGCGTCCcaactacagaaaagaaaactcgAACTCCCAGGAACCCCTGCGCGAAGGCGGGGCGGGGGTTTGCCAGGCCCCGGAAAACAGAGGCCTGAGCTCGCGGAGGATGGTGGGAGCTGGAAGAGCGGCCGTCTGCGATCCTCCCTCATACCCTTGCCCCCGCGACCCGGCCCCTTCTCAAGCCCTCCGCACGGTACCTTTCCCCAAGACTCTGTGTTCTCTTTCCCGCTGCAGCAGGGACGGTACTACCCGGTCTCAGA includes:
- the SLF2 gene encoding SMC5-SMC6 complex localization factor protein 2 isoform X3 → MTRRCMLTRPGFPSSPAPGSSPPRCHLRPGSTVPAAAGKRTQSLGERYRAEGLRRGRVAGARV